CCCGCCGGAGAGGCCGGGCACCAGGAACCGCCGCCAGGTGAACAGCAACAGCAACACCGGTGGCACCGCCGAGATCAGCGCCCCCGCCGCGAGATAGCCCGTCTTCTCGTTGAACTCGCGCGCCTCGCCCCACAGCAGCACCGACCACGGGCTGACGTCGGCGCCGCTGACCAGCAGACCGACGAAGAAGTCGTTCCACACCTGGATCAGTTCCAGCACCGCGACCGCGCCGACCGCGGGTCGGGCGCGCCACATCATCTCCAGCACATCCGATACGGGGACGCTCGAACCGCGCGGCGCGTCGGCCTCCGGACTGTCCGGCGGCGGCAGCAGGGCGCCGCGCAGGATCAGGACCGCCATCGGCAATCCGATCGCGGCGTGCACGAGAATCAGTGTCGCACGGGACAATCCGGTGAGGCCCAGCGATTCGGCCGCCTGCCGGATCGGGCCGACGTACAACTGCGCGGGCAGAACCGCGAGCACCACCAGCAGGATCACGCTCGAACGCGCCGCGGGTCGTTCGGGCCGCAACGCGGCGAGTTGGTAGGCGACCGGCAGCGCGGCCCCGAGCGTCAGCGCCGTCGCCCAGGCCGCCACCTCGAAGGTGTTCTGCAGTGCGCGCCACAAGGTTTCGTCGTGCCAGATACTGTTGGCGCCGTAGAACCCCGGCCCACCGGTACCGGTGAAGCCGACCACCAGCAGCAGGACCAGCGGCGACAGCACCACCACCGTGGGAATCCATACCCGCAGTTGCTGCCACCACGGCAACAGCTTCCGCACGGGATCGCGGCGCGGCGCGGACCGGACCCAGCTGGTGCGCAGCTTGCCCGCGTCGATCTGCAACACCCACACGGTCAGGCCGACGATGACGACCAGCGGGATCGCGTAGGCCGCCGCACGGCCGGGGTGGGGATCGCCGGTAGCCAGCCGCCACCAGTGCACGGTCGCACTGTCCAGCGAATATTGGAGTGCGCCGGGTACCGCGATCAGTACAGCGTCGAATACCCGGGCCGCGGCGATCACCGAACCCAGGCCGATCACGAGAACGACCGGCCGCACCATCAGCACCAGCCGGTACCACAAGATCCTGCCGCCCGGCCCGTCGATATGCCCACGGCGCACCGGATCGGCCTCCACCGCCGCGACCGCGCCCCGGAACAGGACGAGGATCACCCCGAACCACGTCCACAGGAATGCCATGAACAGCGCACCCATGTACCAGACATATTCGCCGGCAATGCCTTTCACCAATCCGGCGGTCTCCGCCCAGCCGACGACGAGACGGGCCGCCACGCCGGTGGCGAAGGCCGACACCCCGAACGGCAGTACCACCGGCCAGGACATCCACCAGGTGTTACGCCACTGCCACGCCACCCAAAATCCGACCCAGAGCATGACCAGCATCAACGCCACCCACAGCAGGGTGCGCCCGTACGCGCCGCGACCCGCGGGCCCGAGTTCGATCGTCACCTCGATCGCCGCGAGGGCCGCGAACGCGAATGCCAACGGCCAGGCTGCGAACAGACCCGCTCTCACGAGGGCGCGGAGCCGAGGACGCGCCTGCGGTACCGGCTTCTCTCCCGGTGGTTCTGCACTGTCCGTCTGCGGGACGCCGACTTTCGCCAGTCGTGGCGTGATGTCGTGCCGCCACAGCAGTACCAGCGCGATCGCGGCGAGTGCGAACACCGCGCACCACTCGACCAGGCGAAGGTCTGCCCGCAGTGCTCGCTCGACGGTGAATCCCGCTGGGACCACGAGCAACAACAGCACCAGTACCGCCGCCGGGATATACAACAGCAGCGACAGCCACGGCCACCGGCGACCGGCGTGCAGCGGGCCCGCCATCCGGCGGGTCGAGACCTCCAGTCTCAGGTTGTGCGCGACGATCTCACCGTCGGTCATCGGAAACTCTTCTCGACCGCGACCATCCCGTCCACCGCTCGGTGCGCCGCCTCCTCGGGGTGACGACCGGTTCCGACGTCCTTCAGCAGGTCGGTGAGGACCTGCCACAAGCCGTTGCGGCGGCCGGCCGGGCCCATCATGTCGGCGAGGCCGAAGGCGTCCCATTTGTTGAGATCCGGAGCCAGATCCGTCAGTATCGGCCAGTCGGGCAGCGGCTCGGACCCCCGGCGCGGCACCAGGAATCCACCCGGGTTCTCAACCCAGGAGGCGGTGGCATTCGGCGCGGACAGCCGGGTGACGAGGTCCACCGCGGCGGTGCTGGCATTCGCGGTCATCACCATGACGTCGCCACCGCCGATTCGCGGAGCGGCCTTGTCCGGGGCAACCGCCGGGAACCAGGTCACGCCGACCTCGTGTTCGGGCCGCCGGGCCCGGGCCATCGCACTGCGCACGATGGGCGCGGCGAAATCGGGGGCGGCCACCATGGCGGCCTTCCGATGTTCGAAGACGGCGCGTACCGCGTCGGGGAACTGAAGGGTCAGCGCGCGACCGACCCCACCGGGGAGCACACCCGGCGCACCCCACAGGGAACCCAGCCGAGTGAATATATCCTTCATCAGTTCGGTGTCCCAATTCCGTGGATCACCGGCCCAACTCGCGTCCTGGAGAATCCGATACTCCTCGGGTGACCAGCTGTCGAGGACGTTCTCGAACATATCGGCCAGCACCCAGCCGTCGGCGGCGCCGAGGGCCAGCAGCGCGCGACCGGGCGCGACCCGAGCCGACCAGTCCGCTACGGTCCAGCCCGGCGGCAGGGCCCCGCCGGCGAAGGCCGTCCGGTCGTACCACAGCAGCGATTTGGCGGCCGACTTGAACGGCACGGCATGCGGTTCGCCGCGCGGCCAGAGCAGTTTCCGCCAGGGTCTCGTGTAGTTGAGCCGTTCGTCGTCGTCGACGTGGTTCTGGCCGTCGGTGGACCACAGACTCACCGGAACCGATTTCAACCGCCCGATCGGCTGGGACCTGACCTCGCCGACGGTGGGCAGCATGACGATCTCGGGCGCCGAGCTGCGGCGGGCCGACAACGCCGTATCGATCTCGTCGCCGAGGGGCACGACCTCGATCGCGGCATCGGCGCCGGGGGCCGCCCGCGGAAGACCGTCGAGTACCTTGCGGAAGGCCCGGAGCTCGTCGCCGCTCCACGGCACCGCGATGCGGACCGCCGTGGAGCCGCCACTACTCGATACGCGGGACGCACAACCGGTCAGGACCGGTGCCAGCACCCCCGCACGCAGAATCGTCCGCCGCGAAACCATATTCCCCCATCACCGCATACCACGCACGCCGGTGTTACTTGTAGGGGAAACCTTAACGGCCGCAACGGGTTCGCAGCGACGAAATGCGAGATTCCGAGCCGGGTACTCACCGCGCGGGCGGATAGTCCGGCGGTGGCCGGCGGAATGCCGGGGGCTGCTGCAAGGGCTGCGACGGGGGCGGGGTCTGCAACGGGGGCTGGTCGGGTGACTGTTGCGGGAAGCGCGGCGGCTGCGCACCGGGCGCCAGTTGCGGCCGTGCCGGGGCGGCGGGGGCGATCGGGTCGACCGGGGTGGCCGCCGCGGCCTCGGCGGCCCGGACCGCGCGCTCGGCGGCCGGATCGGTCTTCACGTCGAACCAGTCGGCGACCTCGTCGGAATCGTCCTCGGGCTGCGAACTTCCGGCGTCGTCGGGTGCGGACTCGTAGCGGAAGATACCGTCCTCGCCCTGGCTGCCGAACTGTTTCGCGAAGCCCTCCAACGCCTTTCCGAAATCGCTGGGCACCACCCAGACCTTGTTGGCGTCGCCCTTGGCGACCAGCGGCAGGGTCTGCATGTATTGATAGGCAAGCAGTTCCGGGGTCGGCTTGCCGGATTTGATGGCGGCGAAGACCTTTTCGATGGCCTTCGCCTGGCCCTGGGCCTGCAGATAGGAGGCGGCGCGCTCACCCTGGGCCCGCAGGATGCGGCTCTGGCGTTCACCTTCCGCGGACAGGATCGCCGACTGCTTGGAACCCTCCGCGGAGAGGATCTGCGACTGTTTCGCGCCCTCGGCCGTCTTGATCTGGGCCTCGCGGGTGCCTTCGGCGGTGAGGATCATGGCCCGCTTCTCGCGGTCGGCCTTCATCTGCTTCTCCATCGACTCCT
This DNA window, taken from Nocardia sp. BMG111209, encodes the following:
- a CDS encoding SPFH domain-containing protein → MAVLIVAIVLVILVVVVVFRSIALVPQAEAAVIERLGRYSRTVSGQLTFLVPFADRVRARVDLRERVVSFPPQPVITQDNLTVQIDSVVYFQVTTPQAAVYEISNYIAAVEQLTITTLRNVVGGMTLEETLTSRDAINSQLRGVLDEATGRWGLRVARVELKAIDPPPSIQESMEKQMKADREKRAMILTAEGTREAQIKTAEGAKQSQILSAEGSKQSAILSAEGERQSRILRAQGERAASYLQAQGQAKAIEKVFAAIKSGKPTPELLAYQYMQTLPLVAKGDANKVWVVPSDFGKALEGFAKQFGSQGEDGIFRYESAPDDAGSSQPEDDSDEVADWFDVKTDPAAERAVRAAEAAAATPVDPIAPAAPARPQLAPGAQPPRFPQQSPDQPPLQTPPPSQPLQQPPAFRRPPPDYPPAR